From one Staphylococcus kloosii genomic stretch:
- a CDS encoding hydroxymethylglutaryl-CoA reductase, degradative yields the protein MSALDKSFRHLSREEKLNELVSQGLLSEKYKENLLQNKVIDEDIANSLIENVIGQGTIPVGILPNIIVDQKNYAVPMMVEEPSVVAAASYGAKLVNNTGGFKVVASERLMIGQIVFDDVQDTEALATKIYQMEGQIKSIADEVYPSIIKRGGGYRRIEIDTFPTENLLSLKVFVDTKDAMGANMLNTILEGISAHLKLELQDSNVLMSILSNHATASVVKVEGEIEVSDLAKGDFDGETVAHRMERASVLAHVDIHRAATHNKGVMNGIHAVVLATGNDTRGAEASAHAYASKDGQYRGLATWKYDRDRQRLVGSIEVPMTLATVGGGTKVLPIAQASLDILNVANAQELGHVVAAVGLAQNFSACRALVSEGIQQGHMSLQYKSLAIVVGAQGEEIGYVADALKNAAQANTATAEQLLMKYRNNK from the coding sequence ATGAGCGCATTAGATAAATCATTTAGACATCTATCGAGGGAAGAAAAGTTAAATGAACTAGTATCTCAAGGTTTGTTGTCTGAAAAATACAAAGAAAATTTATTGCAAAATAAAGTGATAGACGAAGATATTGCCAATAGCCTTATCGAAAATGTTATAGGACAAGGTACAATCCCGGTCGGCATTTTACCTAATATTATAGTCGACCAAAAAAATTACGCAGTACCAATGATGGTGGAAGAACCATCTGTCGTAGCAGCCGCAAGTTATGGTGCCAAATTGGTAAATAATACGGGTGGCTTCAAAGTAGTCGCAAGTGAGCGATTAATGATTGGCCAAATCGTCTTTGATGATGTACAGGATACTGAAGCGTTAGCGACTAAAATTTACCAAATGGAAGGTCAGATTAAATCAATCGCAGACGAAGTATATCCTTCTATTATCAAACGTGGCGGTGGCTATCGTCGCATCGAAATAGACACTTTCCCAACTGAAAACCTATTGTCACTCAAAGTTTTCGTCGATACGAAAGATGCAATGGGCGCTAACATGTTAAATACTATATTAGAAGGAATTTCAGCACATTTAAAACTTGAACTCCAAGATAGTAATGTATTAATGAGTATATTGTCTAATCATGCTACAGCCTCTGTTGTTAAAGTTGAAGGCGAAATTGAAGTTTCTGACTTAGCTAAAGGTGATTTTGATGGCGAAACTGTAGCGCATCGTATGGAAAGGGCGTCAGTTTTAGCTCATGTGGATATTCATCGTGCTGCAACGCATAACAAAGGTGTTATGAATGGTATCCACGCTGTTGTCTTAGCAACAGGCAATGATACACGTGGCGCAGAAGCAAGTGCACATGCATATGCTAGTAAAGATGGGCAATATCGTGGTCTTGCAACATGGAAATACGATCGTGACAGACAACGTTTAGTTGGCTCAATAGAAGTACCGATGACTTTAGCAACTGTAGGTGGCGGTACAAAAGTATTACCAATTGCACAAGCTTCACTAGACATATTAAATGTAGCGAATGCCCAAGAATTAGGACATGTTGTTGCGGCTGTCGGTCTAGCTCAAAATTTTTCTGCGTGTCGTGCATTAGTATCCGAAGGAATTCAGCAAGGTCATATGTCATTACAATATAAATCTTTAGCGATTGTAGTAGGCGCTCAAGGTGAGGAAATCGGTTATGTTGCAGATGCATTGAAAAATGCAGCACAAGCTAACACAGCGACTGCAGAGCAGTTGTTAATGAAATATCGTAATAATAAATGA
- a CDS encoding VOC family protein, translated as MSITRGINHIGLTVPNIEEATKFFKEALDAKIAYDSQTKADDPRAGNFVEHVLGLERGAKIIKKRMLVFGNGPNVEMFEFKDAHQSGAENLQDIGYTHISFYVDHFDKALERVKRAGGVPLSEPHENTRYEDTEGNATVYVRTPWGSLLELQTIPNGFYYPESSEGTVFTPEADE; from the coding sequence ATGTCTATAACTAGAGGTATAAATCATATTGGATTAACAGTACCAAATATTGAAGAAGCAACAAAATTCTTTAAAGAAGCCTTAGATGCTAAAATAGCATATGATAGTCAAACAAAGGCTGATGATCCGCGTGCTGGTAACTTTGTAGAACATGTCTTAGGTTTAGAACGTGGTGCTAAAATAATTAAAAAAAGAATGCTCGTATTTGGTAATGGTCCTAACGTTGAAATGTTTGAGTTTAAGGATGCCCATCAATCAGGCGCAGAGAACTTACAAGATATAGGTTATACACATATATCATTTTATGTAGATCATTTTGATAAAGCATTAGAACGTGTGAAACGTGCAGGAGGCGTCCCTTTATCTGAACCGCATGAAAATACACGTTATGAAGATACAGAAGGTAATGCAACTGTGTACGTCAGAACGCCTTGGGGAAGTTTGCTTGAATTACAAACAATTCCCAATGGTTTTTATTATCCTGAAAGTAGTGAAGGTACTGTGTTTACACCTGAAGCTGATGAATGA
- the ptsG gene encoding glucose-specific PTS transporter subunit IIBC yields the protein MFKRFFGHLQRIGKALMLPVAILPAAGILLALGNAMHNEQLVSLAPWLKHEIFTVISSIMEVSGQIIFENLPLLFAVGTALGLAGGDGVAALAALVGYLIMNATMGKILSITIDDIYSYADGAKTLSQASKEQSHALILGIPTLQSGVFGGIIMGALAAWCYNRFYNISLPPFLGFFAGKRFVPIVTSVVAILTGVALTFVWPPIQDGLNNLSNFLLNKNLTLTTFIFGIIERALIPFGLHHIFYAPFWFEFGQYVNLAGDVVRGDQRIWIAQMNDGVPFTAGAFTTGKYPFMMFGLPAAAFAIYRCARPESKKLVAGLMLSAALTSFLTGITEPLEFSFLFVAPVLYIVHVFLAGSSFLIMHLLDVKIGMTFSGGFIDYILYGLLNWDRSNALMVIPVGIVYAIIYYFLFSIVITKFNLKTPGREDEEVKQEQTAMSSLPSKVLHAMGGQSNIAHLDACITRLRVEVNNKNMVNVDTLKSLGASGVLTVGNNIQAIFGPMSDQLKHDMTRIIKGEVVDTADSNYNEEQQVKPSTLAKGQTIQISAPFKGQPIPLEDVPDKVFATKMMGDGIGFIPQSNVVTAPINGKVKTVFPTKHALGLESDEGLELLIHIGIDTVKLNGQGFETLVEADQIIEQGQPLVKLDLEYIEQHAPSIITPLIFTNLKQQDVELVTTDKVNEGDLIINIKIKD from the coding sequence ATGTTTAAACGGTTTTTTGGTCATTTGCAACGTATCGGTAAAGCTTTAATGTTACCTGTTGCCATATTACCTGCTGCCGGTATTTTATTAGCGCTTGGTAATGCTATGCACAATGAACAACTTGTGTCATTGGCACCTTGGTTAAAACATGAAATATTTACAGTTATTTCATCAATCATGGAAGTTTCGGGTCAAATTATATTTGAAAACTTACCATTACTCTTTGCAGTTGGGACGGCACTAGGTTTGGCTGGTGGAGATGGTGTAGCTGCGTTAGCTGCACTCGTAGGGTACCTAATTATGAATGCGACTATGGGTAAAATTTTAAGTATTACAATAGATGATATTTATAGCTATGCTGACGGTGCTAAAACATTGAGTCAAGCAAGCAAGGAACAATCACACGCGCTTATTTTAGGTATACCTACACTCCAGAGTGGTGTGTTTGGTGGTATCATTATGGGGGCTTTAGCAGCATGGTGTTACAATAGATTTTATAATATATCGTTACCACCATTTTTGGGATTCTTTGCAGGTAAGCGTTTTGTGCCAATTGTAACTTCTGTGGTAGCTATTTTAACAGGTGTTGCATTAACTTTTGTTTGGCCACCGATTCAAGATGGCTTAAACAATTTATCAAACTTCTTATTAAACAAAAACTTAACTTTAACTACGTTTATCTTTGGGATTATTGAACGTGCTTTAATTCCATTTGGTTTACACCACATATTCTATGCACCATTTTGGTTTGAGTTTGGTCAATATGTAAACTTAGCGGGCGATGTAGTACGAGGTGATCAACGTATTTGGATTGCACAAATGAATGATGGCGTGCCATTTACAGCTGGTGCTTTTACGACAGGTAAATATCCATTTATGATGTTTGGTTTACCAGCGGCAGCTTTTGCAATATATCGTTGTGCTCGTCCTGAAAGTAAAAAATTAGTAGCTGGTTTAATGTTATCGGCTGCACTTACTTCTTTTTTAACAGGTATTACTGAACCGCTAGAATTTTCATTCTTATTTGTAGCACCTGTACTTTATATTGTTCATGTATTTTTAGCAGGAAGCTCATTCTTAATCATGCACTTATTAGATGTAAAAATTGGGATGACTTTTTCAGGTGGATTTATAGATTACATATTATATGGTTTGCTTAATTGGGACCGTTCAAATGCGTTAATGGTCATACCAGTTGGTATCGTGTACGCAATCATTTATTATTTCTTATTCAGTATCGTTATTACTAAATTTAATTTGAAAACACCTGGTCGAGAGGACGAGGAAGTTAAGCAAGAACAGACGGCAATGTCTAGTTTGCCATCTAAAGTGCTGCACGCTATGGGAGGACAAAGCAACATTGCGCATTTAGATGCATGTATTACACGTCTCCGTGTAGAAGTGAATAATAAAAATATGGTTAACGTCGATACATTGAAATCATTAGGTGCATCAGGTGTGTTAACGGTGGGAAACAATATTCAAGCAATTTTTGGTCCTATGTCAGATCAACTTAAACATGATATGACGCGTATAATCAAAGGTGAGGTAGTAGACACTGCTGATTCTAACTACAATGAAGAACAGCAAGTTAAACCTAGTACATTGGCTAAGGGGCAAACCATTCAAATCTCGGCGCCATTTAAAGGACAACCTATTCCATTAGAGGATGTGCCAGATAAAGTATTTGCTACAAAAATGATGGGTGATGGTATTGGCTTCATACCTCAAAGTAATGTGGTAACAGCGCCAATTAATGGTAAAGTCAAAACAGTATTTCCGACTAAACATGCACTAGGTTTAGAGTCTGATGAAGGGTTAGAATTACTCATTCACATTGGTATTGATACTGTGAAATTAAATGGGCAAGGATTTGAAACTCTTGTAGAAGCAGATCAAATTATCGAACAAGGCCAACCGCTAGTTAAACTTGATTTAGAATATATCGAGCAACATGCGCCAAGTATTATTACGCCATTAATATTTACTAATTTGAAACAGCAAGATGTAGAACTTGTTACTACTGATAAAGTTAATGAAGGCGACTTAATTATAAATATTAAAATAAAAGACTGA
- a CDS encoding LrgB family protein: MLILQTFIMIALTVVTYLIAKKLQEKYKHPLLNPALLSSLFIIIILLIFSKDYSDYMTGGKWINYLLNSTVVCLAYPLYKNRKMILQHANIIFTSVIAAVVINFFLLFITLKLLGYSKEVIVTLLPRSITAAVGIELSHQLGGTDTITVMFIICTGLIGSILGAYLLKLAKFQTSIARGLTYGNSSHAFGTAKALELDIESGAFSSIGMILNAILSSIIIPILLLLLY; encoded by the coding sequence ATGTTGATTTTACAAACATTCATCATGATTGCCTTAACAGTTGTAACTTATTTGATAGCCAAAAAGTTACAAGAAAAATATAAACATCCATTATTAAATCCAGCGTTATTATCCTCATTATTTATCATTATTATCTTACTAATATTTAGTAAAGATTATAGTGATTATATGACAGGTGGAAAATGGATTAATTACTTGTTAAATTCAACGGTCGTTTGTTTAGCGTATCCGTTATATAAAAATAGAAAAATGATTTTACAACACGCTAATATTATTTTTACGAGCGTTATTGCAGCAGTAGTAATTAATTTCTTTCTGCTATTTATTACTTTAAAGCTATTAGGTTACTCAAAAGAAGTTATCGTAACTTTACTTCCTAGATCAATCACAGCTGCAGTAGGCATTGAATTATCACACCAACTCGGTGGAACAGATACAATTACTGTTATGTTTATTATATGTACAGGATTAATTGGTAGTATTTTAGGGGCATACTTGCTAAAACTAGCGAAATTCCAAACATCTATTGCCCGCGGATTAACTTACGGAAATTCATCTCACGCATTTGGTACAGCTAAAGCACTTGAACTTGATATCGAATCTGGTGCATTTAGCTCGATTGGTATGATATTAAATGCTATATTAAGTTCAATTATCATACCTATATTATTGTTATTACTTTATTAA
- a CDS encoding YfcC family protein → MKKILRSFKVKTPHTYALLMLIIVIACLLTYLIPAGTYEREKKGGQTVVVSGTYEQISQHGVSFFDIFRAIPEGLLSGGEIVFYIFLVGGAFGIVHKTGAFENGVKQAMRKLGSFQVLMIPMTMTVFSILGFSIGLAEETIIFVPIGIIIARTLGYDALTGASMVILGAASGFIGGMLNPFTVGVAQKVAELPMFSGWGLRSIIYVFILIAAITTVMLYARKIKHDKTKSLVYELEQEEASAMQDEHFERFTKRQAAGLAFIVLTIILNVFGIFRFGWSFNEMSANFLLAGLLAGLVGGLGINGTFDALIEGMKDILFGAMIVGFAKGIIVILENGKVIDTIVHGMTTLLTDVPPAFVIIMMFLLQFMLNFFIPSGSGQALTTMPLMVPIADLLHINRQMTVFAFQYGDAISNVLFPTSAILMGALAVAKISYVQWLKFAWKLIVVWVLICIIAMSIALILHY, encoded by the coding sequence ATGAAAAAAATATTACGGTCTTTTAAAGTAAAGACACCACATACATATGCTTTATTAATGTTAATTATCGTAATTGCTTGTTTATTAACGTATTTAATTCCCGCAGGAACTTATGAGCGTGAGAAAAAGGGCGGGCAAACTGTCGTAGTGTCGGGTACATACGAGCAGATTTCGCAACACGGTGTCTCATTTTTTGATATTTTTCGTGCTATTCCAGAAGGGTTGTTAAGTGGTGGAGAAATAGTGTTTTACATTTTTTTAGTAGGTGGCGCTTTTGGTATTGTACATAAAACTGGAGCCTTTGAAAATGGTGTGAAACAAGCCATGAGAAAGTTAGGTAGTTTTCAAGTATTAATGATACCTATGACGATGACTGTATTTTCAATATTAGGCTTTTCAATAGGCCTTGCCGAAGAAACGATTATCTTTGTGCCAATAGGTATAATTATAGCGCGTACGTTAGGGTATGATGCTTTGACGGGGGCTTCGATGGTTATACTCGGTGCGGCTAGTGGGTTTATTGGTGGAATGTTAAATCCATTTACTGTCGGTGTAGCTCAAAAAGTTGCCGAATTACCCATGTTTTCTGGATGGGGTTTGCGCTCAATCATTTATGTTTTTATTTTGATAGCGGCGATTACTACGGTGATGCTCTATGCAAGAAAAATAAAACATGACAAGACGAAAAGTTTAGTTTATGAATTAGAACAAGAAGAAGCTTCTGCAATGCAAGATGAACATTTTGAACGATTTACTAAAAGACAAGCTGCTGGGTTAGCGTTTATTGTGTTGACTATTATACTGAATGTCTTTGGTATTTTTCGTTTTGGTTGGTCATTTAATGAAATGAGTGCCAATTTCTTGTTGGCGGGGTTATTAGCTGGTTTGGTAGGTGGATTGGGTATTAATGGTACTTTTGATGCATTAATAGAAGGCATGAAAGATATTTTATTTGGTGCCATGATTGTAGGTTTCGCAAAAGGAATTATTGTAATTTTAGAAAATGGCAAAGTTATAGATACTATAGTTCATGGCATGACTACGTTATTAACAGATGTTCCACCTGCATTCGTTATTATAATGATGTTTCTGTTGCAATTTATGCTAAACTTCTTTATTCCTTCAGGATCTGGTCAGGCATTAACTACGATGCCATTGATGGTACCTATTGCCGATTTGTTGCATATTAATCGCCAAATGACTGTTTTTGCATTCCAATACGGGGATGCAATAAGCAATGTATTATTCCCGACTTCGGCTATTTTAATGGGAGCACTTGCCGTTGCAAAGATTAGTTATGTCCAATGGCTAAAATTTGCTTGGAAACTTATCGTAGTATGGGTATTAATATGTATTATTGCTATGTCGATAGCTTTAATTTTACATTATTAG
- the cidR gene encoding cidABC operon transcriptional activator CidR yields the protein MDIKQMNYFVEVVNHGGMTNASKALYIAQPTISKAIKDLENELSMPLFDRSKRQIVLTDAGEIFYKKSKEILALYNNLPTEINSLLGLETGHISIGLSAVMNMKQFIKLLGEFHQLYPNVTYNMVENGGKMIEAQLFNDEIDIGITTIPVDSTIFNSIPLYQEDLKLVLNSEHRLANNSTVSMSELKEEDFILFNEDFYLNDKIRETAKNAGFIPKTISKISQWNFIDNLLNAHLGVSILPESIVQMLDSDFKAIKFDDPSMKWQLGVIWKKDKYLSHATRKWIDFMEQRL from the coding sequence GTGGATATTAAACAAATGAATTACTTTGTAGAGGTAGTAAATCATGGTGGTATGACTAATGCGTCGAAGGCACTTTATATAGCGCAACCAACGATTAGTAAAGCAATTAAAGATTTAGAAAATGAATTGTCGATGCCATTATTCGACCGCAGTAAAAGACAAATTGTACTAACGGACGCTGGTGAAATATTTTATAAGAAAAGTAAAGAAATTTTAGCCTTATATAATAATCTGCCTACTGAAATAAATAGTTTGTTAGGGCTTGAAACGGGGCATATAAGTATAGGATTGTCAGCAGTCATGAATATGAAGCAATTTATTAAATTATTAGGTGAATTCCATCAATTATATCCGAATGTGACTTATAATATGGTTGAAAATGGCGGCAAAATGATTGAAGCTCAACTATTTAATGATGAAATTGATATAGGCATAACAACTATACCTGTTGACAGTACCATTTTTAATTCTATTCCTTTGTATCAAGAAGATTTAAAACTCGTACTTAATAGTGAACATAGATTAGCTAATAATAGTACTGTATCTATGTCTGAATTAAAGGAAGAAGATTTCATTTTATTTAATGAAGATTTTTACCTAAATGACAAAATTAGAGAAACAGCAAAGAATGCAGGTTTTATACCTAAAACGATTTCCAAAATCTCGCAATGGAATTTCATAGATAATTTGTTAAATGCTCATTTGGGCGTTAGTATCCTACCTGAAAGTATTGTCCAAATGTTAGATAGCGATTTTAAAGCTATTAAATTTGATGATCCTTCAATGAAGTGGCAATTAGGCGTTATTTGGAAAAAAGATAAATATCTCAGTCATGCAACGCGAAAATGGATTGACTTTATGGAACAAAGATTATAA
- a CDS encoding pyruvate oxidase encodes MAKIKGNHALVKALQAWDIDHIYGIPGDSIDAVVDSLRTERNNIDFLHVRHEEVGSLAAASYTKLTGKIGVALSIGGPGVVHLLNGMYDAKMDNVPQLILAGQTNSTELGTKAFQETDIYNMVEDVSVYRHQITEKDKDIFGIVNEAIRTAYEKKGVAVLILPNNLLSQKVKDTTNTKVDTAPPARVAPKPRSIKKAAKLIDKSKRPVMIIGTGAKHAKDEVREFIEAAKIPSIITLPAKGILPDSHPYNLGNLGKIGTKVSYQTIQDADLLIMLGTNYPYVNYLPKKNIKAIQIDTNPEAIGHRFDVNVGIVGDSKYALQQLTDSIKHVPNRDFMTKTLERKATWDSWMDKDKADESSPIRPERVMDAINKVRDDDAIFSIDVGTSTVWSTRYLDLTVNNKFIVSSWLGTMGCALPGAIAAKRAYPNRQVVGIAGDGAFQMVMQDFATAVQYDMPMTIFVMNNEELSFIKYEQQAAGELEYAIDFTDVDLAKFAESAGGVGYTLKDPNRIDEVVEEAMAQDRPTIVNVYVDPNAAPLPGKIVKDEALNYGKWAYRSITEDKKLDLDEIPPLSTAAKRFF; translated from the coding sequence TTGGCAAAAATTAAAGGAAATCATGCATTAGTTAAAGCGCTACAAGCTTGGGACATAGATCATATTTATGGTATCCCAGGAGATTCAATCGACGCAGTCGTTGATAGCTTGAGAACAGAAAGAAATAATATTGATTTTCTACATGTAAGACATGAGGAAGTTGGAAGCTTAGCAGCTGCAAGCTACACAAAATTAACTGGTAAAATTGGTGTCGCGCTAAGTATTGGTGGACCAGGTGTCGTACACTTATTAAATGGTATGTATGATGCTAAGATGGATAATGTTCCTCAATTAATCTTAGCTGGCCAAACAAATTCAACTGAACTTGGAACTAAAGCCTTCCAAGAAACTGACATTTATAACATGGTTGAAGACGTATCTGTGTATAGACATCAAATTACTGAAAAAGATAAAGATATTTTTGGTATTGTCAATGAAGCTATTCGTACAGCATATGAAAAAAAAGGTGTAGCAGTACTAATATTACCTAATAACTTATTATCACAAAAAGTTAAAGACACTACGAATACAAAAGTAGATACTGCACCTCCTGCTCGTGTAGCTCCAAAACCACGCAGTATTAAAAAAGCAGCAAAATTAATCGATAAAAGTAAACGTCCGGTTATGATTATCGGTACTGGTGCTAAACACGCTAAAGATGAAGTAAGAGAATTTATTGAAGCGGCTAAAATACCTTCTATTATTACTTTACCAGCAAAAGGTATTTTACCAGATTCACACCCTTATAATTTAGGGAACTTAGGTAAAATTGGTACTAAAGTATCTTATCAAACAATACAAGATGCCGATCTATTAATCATGTTAGGTACTAACTATCCTTATGTTAACTATTTACCTAAGAAAAATATTAAAGCTATTCAAATCGACACTAACCCAGAAGCTATAGGCCATCGTTTTGATGTCAATGTTGGTATCGTTGGAGATAGTAAATATGCATTACAACAATTAACAGACTCTATTAAACATGTACCAAATAGAGACTTTATGACTAAAACATTAGAACGTAAAGCAACATGGGATTCTTGGATGGATAAAGATAAAGCTGACGAAAGCAGCCCGATTCGTCCAGAACGTGTTATGGATGCAATTAATAAAGTTAGAGACGATGACGCAATCTTCTCTATCGACGTAGGTACTTCTACTGTTTGGTCTACACGTTATTTAGATTTAACAGTAAATAACAAATTTATCGTGTCTAGTTGGTTAGGTACAATGGGTTGTGCGTTACCAGGTGCAATTGCTGCTAAACGTGCATATCCAAATAGACAAGTGGTAGGTATTGCTGGCGACGGTGCATTCCAAATGGTAATGCAAGACTTTGCAACAGCTGTGCAATATGATATGCCAATGACAATATTTGTAATGAACAACGAAGAATTATCATTCATTAAATATGAACAACAAGCTGCTGGCGAATTAGAATATGCAATCGACTTTACAGATGTTGACTTAGCTAAATTCGCTGAAAGTGCCGGCGGTGTAGGATATACATTGAAAGATCCAAACCGTATTGATGAAGTTGTAGAAGAAGCTATGGCACAAGATAGACCTACAATTGTTAACGTTTATGTTGATCCAAATGCTGCACCACTACCAGGTAAAATTGTGAAAGATGAAGCACTAAACTATGGTAAATGGGCTTATAGATCAATTACTGAAGATAAAAAATTAGACTTAGACGAAATTCCACCACTTTCAACAGCGGCTAAACGTTTCTTCTAA
- a CDS encoding CHAP domain-containing protein yields the protein MKMKKLLCRIAIAFTLLFTTSFSVQMINNTNVSQAAKNYYAKYNCTWYVFNKRAQVHKPIPNGWGNAKYWYTNAKRSGYRVGTKPVPRAILQSTAGYYGHVAFVETVYRNGSIKISEYNYSRAHAYGTRTLSKSTAKKYRYIY from the coding sequence ATAAAGATGAAAAAATTATTGTGTCGCATCGCTATCGCCTTCACTTTGTTATTCACGACAAGCTTTTCTGTTCAAATGATCAACAACACGAATGTTTCTCAAGCTGCTAAAAATTATTATGCAAAATACAACTGCACTTGGTATGTATTCAACAAAAGAGCGCAAGTACATAAACCCATCCCAAATGGTTGGGGTAATGCAAAATATTGGTATACTAACGCCAAACGATCAGGTTATCGTGTTGGGACAAAACCTGTGCCAAGAGCAATTCTTCAATCAACTGCTGGTTATTATGGACATGTTGCATTTGTAGAAACTGTCTATAGAAACGGAAGCATTAAAATATCAGAGTATAATTACAGTCGTGCCCATGCTTATGGCACACGAACTTTGAGTAAAAGTACCGCCAAAAAATATCGGTACATCTATTAA
- a CDS encoding thiolase family protein, whose product MNKIAIVSAKRTPIGRFRGKLSDYSAVELGTTALKAALDEVNINPNEIEQVIFGNVLQSGSGQNPARQIGIKSGIPNTTPAMTINEVCGSGLKSIILGKQLIQLGEAKVVAVGGVESMTNAPKLLLNGDEAPVDSFMHDGLTDAFHQVPMGVTAEKIAQKYNVTREQQDEFANNSQQKAAQATQQGKFNNEIVPMKDNEGAMMTSDEGIRANSSVEKLSTLNTIFDENGTVTGGNASSINDGAAAIILMDEQYAREHNYDILGFVGDYAEVGCDPQFMGYAPYYAVSQLLEKTGNTIGNIDVIEMTEAFAAQSIPVKANLGITDEQLNLYGGAIALGHPIGASGTRLVTTLVNILEQENKSKGIATACIGGGLGIALLIEKGR is encoded by the coding sequence ATGAACAAAATAGCTATAGTTAGTGCCAAAAGAACACCGATTGGAAGATTCAGAGGAAAATTAAGCGATTATTCAGCCGTAGAATTAGGAACTACTGCACTTAAAGCAGCATTGGATGAAGTAAATATTAATCCAAATGAAATTGAACAAGTCATCTTTGGGAATGTCTTACAAAGTGGTAGTGGCCAAAATCCAGCTCGTCAAATAGGTATAAAATCAGGTATTCCTAATACGACACCTGCTATGACAATTAACGAAGTATGTGGCTCTGGTCTTAAATCTATTATTTTAGGCAAGCAATTAATTCAATTGGGAGAAGCGAAAGTCGTTGCGGTAGGCGGCGTTGAAAGTATGACCAATGCGCCTAAGTTACTTTTAAATGGCGATGAAGCACCTGTAGATAGCTTTATGCATGATGGTTTAACAGACGCGTTTCATCAAGTACCTATGGGCGTAACTGCAGAAAAAATTGCTCAAAAATATAATGTTACACGTGAACAACAAGATGAATTTGCGAATAACTCTCAACAAAAGGCTGCGCAAGCAACGCAACAAGGTAAATTTAATAATGAAATTGTACCAATGAAAGACAATGAAGGTGCAATGATGACTTCAGACGAAGGTATTCGAGCAAATAGCAGTGTTGAAAAGCTTAGTACGTTAAATACTATCTTTGACGAAAATGGTACTGTAACTGGCGGCAATGCATCAAGTATTAATGATGGTGCTGCTGCAATCATTTTAATGGATGAACAATATGCGAGAGAACACAACTATGATATTTTAGGCTTTGTAGGAGACTATGCAGAAGTTGGTTGTGACCCACAATTTATGGGATACGCACCGTATTATGCAGTATCACAATTGCTAGAAAAAACTGGTAACACGATTGGTAATATAGATGTTATCGAAATGACGGAAGCTTTTGCCGCTCAAAGTATACCTGTTAAAGCTAATTTAGGTATTACAGATGAGCAATTGAATTTATACGGTGGTGCAATCGCATTAGGTCATCCAATCGGCGCAAGTGGCACGCGTTTAGTAACTACACTAGTAAATATATTAGAACAAGAAAATAAATCTAAAGGTATTGCTACAGCATGTATAGGCGGTGGCTTAGGTATAGCATTATTAATAGAGAAGGGGCGTTAA
- a CDS encoding CidA/LrgA family protein has protein sequence MQLALKVVKIIIQIAVISGITYLGNVLQQVLHIPIAGSIVGLALFFLLLQFKVIPEKWVKDGANFLLATMVFFFVPSVVGIMDIASNINLNYIVFFLLVIAGTCSVALISGYIAEKMFKTSDGNSGSH, from the coding sequence ATGCAGTTAGCTTTAAAAGTAGTCAAAATTATAATTCAAATTGCTGTAATTTCAGGAATAACGTATTTAGGTAATGTCTTACAACAAGTATTGCATATACCGATTGCAGGTAGCATTGTTGGACTCGCACTATTTTTCTTATTATTACAATTCAAAGTAATTCCAGAAAAATGGGTTAAAGACGGCGCGAACTTCTTACTTGCAACAATGGTCTTTTTCTTTGTACCATCTGTCGTTGGTATAATGGATATTGCTTCGAATATTAATTTAAATTACATTGTATTTTTCTTACTAGTTATTGCCGGTACTTGTAGTGTGGCATTGATTTCAGGTTATATCGCTGAAAAAATGTTTAAAACTTCAGATGGCAATAGTGGGAGTCATTAG